From one Colletotrichum destructivum chromosome 3, complete sequence genomic stretch:
- a CDS encoding Putative AAA+ ATPase domain, ABC transporter type 1, transmembrane domain-containing protein, which translates to MSNFAQCSWPIWDIDDLTPCFQQDYLKILFPLIVIAFSFLHLALQAIRTTAKNRKHGYEQVPEDHHHGHTDIPPDETAGQVEDDDDDEALTMNGGGRLALVKTTTKGSIVQADSPPAQNLTIVVEEIAIAGLIALHVIALVTGTAPGHHGLLVTVVGLVTWVYVAILVTLRLILGNTKWRVPRIWNHTAVIYLFQWLFTVAIFRSVIIHPSSRLSQILTVVEFALTTLLFGLAITTRKGNKTVLLEWEDGIEPSREPLASLFSLATFAWVDPVIYRGYKETLEMKSVWNLVPKEKAAAVLADYRTLKRTSSLAWHLIKYFKGELLVQFALASFAGIFTFAPTLLLKAILEYVERPEGAPINVLWLYVILLPVLDIVRSFADNYALWIGRKICIRIRAIMVGEIYAKALRRKASAGKDKELGMNKPSGKQGWFGKLKAKLGFKKAKADAEAAANGAAKDPAKDDEQANLGTIINLMSVDSFKIAEVTAYLHFICASAPTQLIIAIILLWDVMGLSAIPGLVVMALLLPINYSFARGFANTSKKILGATDKRINVTNEVLQNIRIIKYFAWEAKFGRIVDEKRAAELKALRSRYIIWSFAVAVWNSVPVLITFFSFLMYTLVEHKPLYPSVAFTAISLFMLLRVPLDQMGDMFAHVQETKVSLDRVEEFLTEEETEKYVQLGEDNVDENGNKVIGFRKGNFIWGAKDVVAEDGSMAFRLMDMDVDFRIGKLNIISGPTGSGKTSMLMALLGEMTLVDGKVYCPGGRSREDVRADPETGLADTVAYVAQAAWLVNANIKENILFAAPYDEKRYRDVIVACALERDLEILDNGDETLVGEKGITLSGGQKQRISLARAVYSNSQHIFLDDCLSAVDSHTAQWIFNNAIKGPLMAGRTCILVTHNLQLCAPSSHYIVTLENGRITAQGPSAELIASGKLGEEIQKAAVNSASVSRIPSRVPSSVGEDGSETVVNPGDEGTTDARSKKNDKKKEQKDAMEEKKAEGSVKWPVIQLYLSSMGSWWFWVVALTVFGLQQMSGVATNFWVREWANQYVDEEVERIAFSTSSHTYSQQSFSPTYLASIANYGNRIGSTFSTTVAADVDVKYYLTVLAAIGIGGSVAAFIRDVWVFYGSLTASKKIHNDLISRVSRAKFKFFDVTPLGQLMNRFSKDLEAVDQEVAPIAIGVFGCALGILVTVILITWVTPGFLVAGVFITAAYWFVGAFYLRASRDLKRLESVQRSPLFQQFGETLSGMTTIRAYGDERRFIRENLSKINVQARPFIYLWAANRWLAFRTDVLGDMVSFFAGVFIIISLGTGTVDPGSAGISLSYAIGFTENVLWLIRLYAINEQNMNSVERIKEYLDVEQEAEPIIEKNRPPQNWPSQGSVEFINYSTRYRADLDPVLRNLSFRIDPKDKVGIVGRTGAGKSSLALAIFRALEADEGKILIDDIDIGLIGLRDLREAITIVPQDPTLFMGTIRSNLDPFDAYTDEQIFEALRKVQLIGPNESTSRPATRPTTPSAGSTLPATPNLGLNRGESTSSPGSSIAPTNKNVFLNLSSTVSESGSNLSQGQRQLLCLARALLKRPNVLVMDEATASIDYATDTKIQETIRELTSTIITIAHRLQTIVDYDKVLVLDKGAVVEYGHPYELIRKENGSFRSMCDMSGEYSVLLKAAKKKWDSGRLVDIDDDEEAAKDDNRAKGIVADKAQKDTEEAKQKAEAEAKKKAEAEAEARKRAEEDAKKARQAEEEAKKAEEEAKKRAAEEEAKRRAEEEETKKAEEEAKKAGGG; encoded by the exons ATGAGCAACTTTGCTCAGTGCAGCTGGCCGATATGGGATATCGATGATCTCACGCCGTGCTTCCAGCAAGA CTACCTCAAGATCCTCTTCCCTCTAATCGTCATagccttctccttcctccaTCTCGCCCTGCAGGCCATCCGAACCACCGCCAAGAACCGCAAGCACGGCTACGAACAAGTTCCCGAAGATCACCACCATGGCCACACCGACATCCCCCCCGACGAAACTGCCGGACAagttgaagacgacgacgacgacgaggcatTGACCATGAACGGTGGCGGCCGCCTGGCCCTCGTCAAGACCACCACCAAGGGCTCCATCGTCCAGGCCGACAGCCCCCCGGCACAGAACTTGACCATCGTAGTCGAGGAGATTGCTATCGCCGGTCTgattgccctccatgtcaTTGCATTGGTCACGGGCACTGCCCCTGGCCACCACGGCCTGCTCGTTACCGTTGTCGGTCTTGTCACCTGGGTCTACGTCGCCATTCTCGTCACCCTGCGACTCATCCTCGGGAACACAAAGTGGCGCGTGCCTCGCATTTGGAACCACACAGCTGTCATCTACCTCTTTCAATGGCTCTTCACCGTCGCCATCTTCCGCTCCGTCATTATCCACCCCAGCAGCCGCCTGTCGCAGATTCTTACCGTGGTCGAGTTCGCCCTTACCACTCTGCTTTTTGGCCtggccatcaccaccagGAAGGGAAACAAGACGGTGCTGCTAGAATGGGAGGATGGTATCGAGCCCTCGCGCGAGCCCCttgcctctctcttctctctcgccacCTTCGCCTGGGTCGACCCCGTCATCTACCGCGGCTACAAGGAGACTCTTGAAATGAAGAGCGTGTGGAACCTGGTCCCCAAAGAGAAGGCtgctgccgtcctcgccgactACCGCACCCTGAAGCGGACCTCCAGTCTGGCATGGCACTTGATCAAGTACTTCAAGGGTGAGCTCCTGGTCCAATTCGCCCTCGCGTCTTTTGCTGGCATCTTCACTTTCGCCCCGACCCTGCTGCTCAAGGCTATCCTCGAGTATGTCGAGAGGCCCGAAGGTGCTCCCATCAACGTCTTGTGGTTGTACGTCATTCTCTTGCCCGTTCTCGACATCGTCAGGTCGTTTGCCGACAACTACGCCTTGTGGATCGGCCGCAAGATTTGCATCCGCATCCGTGCCATCATGGTTGGTGAAATCTATGCCAAGGCCCTTCGACGCAAGGCTTCCGCCGGCAAGGATAAGGAACTCGGCATGAACAAGCCCTCTGGAAAGCAGGGCTGGTTCGGCAAGCTCAAGGCAAAGCTGGGCTTCAAGAAGGCAAAGGCTGAtgccgaggcggccgccaacggcgccgccaaggaccccgccaaggacgacgagcaggccAACCTGggcaccatcatcaacctcaTGTCCGTCGACAGCTTCAAGATCGCCGAGGTCACGGCCTACCTGCACTTCATCTGCGCCTCCGCTCCGACGCAGCTCATCATTGCAATTATCCTGCTCTGGGATGTCATGGGTCTCAGCGCCATCCCCGGCCTGGTCGTCATGGCCCTGCTGTTGCCCATTAACTACAGCTTTGCTCGAGGCTTCGCCAACACCTCCAAGAAGATTCTCGGCGCCACCGACAAGCGCATCAACGTGACCAACGAGGTTTTGCAAAACATCCGCATCATCAAGTACTTTGCCTGGGAAGCCAAGTTTggccgcatcgtcgacgagaagcgTGCCGCTGAGCTGAAGGCGCTGCGATCCCGTTACATCATCTGGTCTTTTGCCGTCGCCGTGTGGAACTCGGTCCCTGTGCTCATcaccttcttctccttcctcaTGTATACTCTCGTAGAGCACAAGCCTCTCTATCCGTCGGTTGCCTTTACCgccatctctctcttcatGCTCCTCCGCGTCCCTCTGGATCAGATGGGAGACATGTTTGCTCACGTTCAGGAGACCAAGGTTTCCCTCGACCGTGTCGAGGAGTTCCTCACAGAGGAGGAAACCGAGAAGTACGTTCAGCTTGGGGAGgacaacgtcgacgagaaTGGTAACAAGGTCATCGGGTTCCGTAAAGGTAACTTTATCTGGGGTGCCAAGGATGTCGTTGCCGAAGATGGCTCAATGGCTTTCCGTCTGATGGATATGGATGTCGACTTCCGCATTGGCAAGCTCAACATCATCTCCGGACCTACTGGCTCCGGAAAGACGTCCATGCTGATGGCTCTACTCGGTGAAATGACTCTCGTTGACGGCAAGGTCTACTGCCCTGGTGGCCGAAGCCGAGAGGACGTCCGCGCCGATCCCGAGACCGGTCTGGCTGACACGGTTGCCTATGTCGCTCAGGCCGCATGGCTTGTGAatgccaacatcaaggagaACATCCTTTTCGCTGCACCGTACGACGAGAAGAGATACAGGGACGTCATTGTCGCCTGTGCCCTGGAGCGCGAtctcgagatcctcgacaaCGGTGACGAGACCTTGGTTGGCGAGAAGGGCATCACACTGTCCGGCGGCCAAAAGCAGCGCATCTCGCTCGCCCGTGCCGTCTACTCCAATTCTCAGCACATCTTCTTGGACGACTGCCTGAGTGCCGTCGACTCTCACACGGCGCAGTGGATCTTCAACAACGCCATCAAGGGCCCTCTGATGGCTGGCCGCACCTGCATTCTCGTCACGCACAACCTCCAGCTCTGCGCTCCCTCCTCTCACTACATCGTCACCCTGGAAAACGGCAGAATTACTGCGCAGGGTCCCTCGGCCGAGCTCATCGCCTCGGGCAAGCTTGGCGAGGAGATTCAAAAGGCCGCCGTCAACTCTGCCTCGGTGTCCCGAATCCCGTCCCGAGTCCCGTCTAgtgtcggcgaggatggaTCAGAAACCGTCGTCAaccccggcgacgagggcacCACCGATGCGCGCTCCAAGAAgaacgacaagaagaaggagcagaaggacgcaatggaggagaagaaggccgagggcTCCGTCAAGTGGCCTGTCATCCAACTCTACCTCTCCTCCATGGGTTCCTGGTGGTTCTGGGTCGTGGCTCTCACTGTCTTCGGTCTCCAACAGATGTCCGGCGTTGCCACCAACTTCTGGGTGCGTGAGTGGGCCAACCAAtacgtcgacgaggaggtggagcgcatcgccttctcgacctcgtcccACACCTACAGCCAGCAGTCTTTCTCTCCGACCTACCTTGCCTCCATCGCTAACTACGGCAACCGCATCGGCTCGACCTTCTCTACCACGGTCGCTGCGGATGTGGACGTCAAGTATTACCTTACCGTTCTTGCCGCCATCGGCATTGGTGGCTCCGTGGCCGCATTCATCAGAGATGTCTGGGTCTTTTATGGTTCTTTGACGGCGTCCAAGAAGATCCACAACGACCTGATCTCCCGCGTGTCCCGAGCCAAGTTTAAGTTCTTCGACGTCACTCCTCTTGGTCAGTTGATGAACCGTTTTAGCAAGGATCTTGAGGCGGTGGATCAAGAAGTTGCCCCGATCGCCATTGGGGTTTTTGGCTGCGCTCTCGGAATTCTCGTAaccgtcatcctcatcacTTGGGTGACTCCCGGCTTCCTTGTTGCGGGTGTCTTCATCACTGCAGCCTACTGGTTCGTCGGCGCCTTCTACCTGCGCGCTTCCAGAGACTTGAAGCGCCTCGAATCCGTCCAGAGGAGCCCCTTGTTCCAGCAGTTTGGCGAGACCCTTTCGGGCATGACCACCATTCGAGCCTACGGCGACGAGCGCCGCTTCATCCGGGAGAACCTGTCCAAGATCAACGTTCAGGCCCGTCCTTTCATCTATCTCTGGGCTGCGAACCGTTGGCTTGCCTTCCGAACCGATGTACTCGGTGACATGGTTTCCTTCTTTGCCGGTGttttcatcatcatcagcttGGGTACGGGCACAGTTGATCCCGGTTCTGCAGGTATTTCTCTCAGCTACGCCATTGGTTTCACCGAGAACGTTCTGTGGCTCATTCGCCTGTACGCCATCAACGAGCAAAACATGAATTCGGTAGAGCGCATCAAGGAAtacctcgacgtcgagcaaGAGGCCGAGCCGATCATCGAGAAGAACCGGCCCCCCCAGAATTGGCCCAGCCAAGGATCCGTCGAGTTCATCAACTACTCGACTCGCTAccgcgccgacctcgaccctGTCCTGCGGAACCTCAGCTTCCGAATCGAtcccaaggacaaggtcgGTATTGTCGGCAGAACGGGCGCCGGCAAGAGTTCTTTGGCCCTGGCCATATTCCGCGCtctcgaggccgatgagggcAAGATCCTCATtgacgacatcgacatcggcCTGATTGGCCTCCGCGACTTACGTGAGGCCATCACTATCGTGCCCCAGGACCCTACGCTCTTCATGGGCACCATCCGCTCCAACCTGGACCCCTTTGACGCGTACACGGATGAGCAGATTTTCGAGGCACTCCGTAAGGTGCAGCTCATCGGTCCCAACGAGTCGActtccaggccggcgaccaGACCGACTACGCCATCGGCCGGCTCGACGCTGCCGGCCACACCCAATCTCGGACTTAACCGGGGAGAGTCAACCTCGAGCCCCGGGTCCTCGATCGCGCCGACCAACAAGAACGTCTTCCTCAACCTTTCTTCGACCGTCTCGGAGTCCGGCTCCAACCTGTCACAGGGTCAGCGCCAGCTGCTCTGTCTCGCTCGTGCTCTCCTGAAGCGGCCCAATGTGCTCGTCAtggacgaggcgacggcTTCGATTGACTATGCGACTGACACTAAGATCCAAGAGACGATCCGCGAGCTCACcagcaccatcatcaccattGCCCATCGTCTGCAGACCATTGTGGACTACGACAAggtgctcgtcctcgacaagggcGCTGTTGTCGAGTACGGCCACCCGTACGAGTTGATTCGCAAGGAGAACGGCAGCTTCCGAAGCATGTGCGACATGAGCGGAGAGTACTCGGTGCTGctcaaggcggccaagaagaagtggGACTCTGGAAGGCTTGTCGACattgatgacgacgaggaggccgccaaggacgacaaTAGGGCCAAGGGTATCGTCGCAGACAAGGCCCAAAAAGATACCGAGGAGGCAAAGCAGAaggctgaggctgaagccaagaagaaggccgaagccgaggctGAAGCACGGAAGAGGGCAGAGGAAGATGCCAAGAAGGCCAGAcaggccgaagaggaggctaagaaggccgaggaggaagccaagaagagggccgccgaagaggaggcgaAAAGGcgagccgaagaagaagaaacaaaaaaggctgaagaagaagccaagaaggcgggcggcggaTAG
- a CDS encoding Putative SecY/SEC61-alpha family, translocon Sec61/SecY, plug domain, SecY domain superfamily — protein sequence MSSLRFLDLVKPFVPFLPEVQQPETKIPFNQKLMWTALTLLIFLVMSQMPLYGIVSSDNSDPLYWLRMVMASNRGTLMELGITPIISSGMVFQLLAGTHMIDVNLDLKSDRELYQTAQKLFAFILSAGTATVYVFTGLYGRPSDLGAGIVFLLVLQLFVAGMIVILLDELLQKGYGLGSGISLFIATNICESIMWKAFSPTTINTGRGPEFEGAVIALFHLLLTWPNKQRALQEAFYRQNLPNIMNLLATILVFAAVIYLQGFRVEIPVKSSRQRGARGSYPVRLFYTSNMPIMLQSALSSNVFLISQMLYSRFSDNLLVRLFGVWEAKDGSAQLSAISGLAYYMSPPLNFKDALLDPIHTAVYIVYMLGACAIFSKTWIEVSGSSPRDVAKQLKDQGLVMAGHRDQSMYKELKRIIPTAAAFGGACIGALSVASDLMGALGSGTGTLLAVTIIYGYFEIAAKEGDLAGMKGMIMG from the exons ATGAGTTCCC TCCGGTTTCTCGATCTGGTCAAGCCGTTCGTGCCGTTCCTCCCCGAGGTTCAGCAGCCGGAGACCAAGATCCCCTTCAACCAGAAGCTGATGTGGACGGCCCTGaccctcctcatcttcctgGTCATGAGCCAGATGCCCCTCTACGGCATCGTCTCGTCCGACAACTCGGATCCCCTATACTGGCTGCGTATGGTCATGGCGAGTAACCGCGGAACCCTGATGGAGCTGGGTATCACTCCCATCATCTCCTCGGGCATGGTTTTCCAGCTCCTTGCCGGCACCCACATGATCGACGTCAACCTTGATCTCAAGAGCGACCGCGAGCTGTACCAGACCGCCCAGAAGCTCTTTGCCTTCATTCTTTCGGCCGGTACCGCCACCGTCTACGTCTTCACCGGCCTCTACGGCCGACCCTcggacctcggcgccggcatcgttttcctgctcgtcctccagctcttcgtcgccggcatgaTCGTCattctcctcgacgagctcctgcAGAAGGGTTACGGCCTGGGCTCGGGTATATCCCTGTTCATCGCCACCAACATCTGCGAGTCCATCATGTGGAAGGCCTTCTCCCCGACCACCATCAACACTGGTCGTGGCCCCGAGTTCGAGGGTGCCGTCATCGCCCTCTTCCACCTGCTCCTCACCTGGCCCAACAAGCAGCGCGCTCTCCAGGAGGCCTTCTACCGCCAGAACCTCCCCAACATCATGAACCTCCTGGCCACCattctcgtcttcgccgccgtcatctaCCTCCAGGGCTTCCGCGTCGAGATCCCCGTCAAGTCTTCCCGCCAGCGTGGTGCTCGTGGCTCCTACCCCGTCCGCCTCTTCTACACCTCCAACATGCCCATCATGCTGCAGTCCGCCCTTTCCTCCAACGTCTTCCTCATCAGCCAGATGCTGTACTCCCGCTTCTCCGacaacctcctcgtccgtctttTCGGCGTCtgggaggccaaggacggctCCGCTCAgctctcggccatctccGGCCTGGCCTACTACATGTCTCCTCCCTTGAACTTCAAGGACGCCCTGCTCGACCCTATCCACACTGCTGTTTACATCGTCTACATGCTGGGCGCCTGCGCCATCTTCTCCAAGACTTGGATTGAGGTTTCCGGCTCCAGCCCCCGCGATGTTGCCAAGCAGCTCAAGGACCAGGGTCTTGTCATGGCCGGTCATCGCGACCAGAGCATGTACAAGGAGCTCAAGCGCATCATccccaccgccgctgccttTGGCGGTGCCTGCATCGGTGCCCTCTCCGTCGCCAGCGACCTTATGGGCGCCCTCGGCTCCGGCACTGGTACCCTTTTGGCTGTCAC CATCATCTACGGCTACTTCGAGATTGCTGCCAAGGAGGGTGATCTGGCCGGTATGAAGGGCATGATTATGGGTTAA
- a CDS encoding Putative P-loop containing nucleoside triphosphate hydrolase, dimethylallyltransferase, with amino-acid sequence MTLRSVIGRRFIHDVVGNMTARHPPSDPLVVILGSTGTGKSELAVELATRFNGEIINADAMQMYKGLPIITNKISPEERRGVPHHLLDHVSLDQPTWIVEDFKREANRVICDIRRRGNLPIVVGGTHYYTNALLFEDTLVGADDGKPKDGDVKGDDADDGAASFPILNEPTDVILAKLREVDPVMADRWHPNDRRKISRSLHIYLQHGRPASEIYAEQRERKTTDTSPDGGSPVSPWQTLLFWVYSDPDVLKKRLDRRVDKMLTAGLNDETQSMYDYVRAKEAAGQQVDYTRGIWQSIGFKEFSPYLEALNTSGPSSTDPSALDALKAAGLEEMKTATRQYAKYQTRWIRTKTLPLLQERPGALDHLFVMDSTDVARWSVNVADPAVDVAGRFLRGEALPAPADLSATAREVLREATVQTERTLCRRTCDICKTTCVTEQDWAKHVKSRRHNVILKKTKRRALSAAERPLAVVPVDAPGEKESGAADRGSSPEVDGLGMFDVPS; translated from the exons ATGACACTTCGGTCTGTCATCGGCCGAAGGTTCATACACGATGTTGTTGGCAACATGACAGCCCGTCACCCGCCCTCGGACCCTTTGGTCGTCATCCTGGGCTCGACCGGAACTGGAAAATCAGAG CTCGCCGTAGAGCTCGCCACTCGCTTCAATGGCGAAATCatcaacgccgacgccatgCAGATGTACAAGGGCTTgcccatcatcaccaacaagATCTCTcccgaggagcgccgcgGTGTCCCCCACCACCTACTCGACCACGTCAGTCTGGACCAGCCCACATGGATCGTCGAGGACTTCAAGCGCGAGGCGAACAGGGTCATTTGCGACATCCGCCGCCGGGGTAACTtgcccatcgtcgtcggcggcacccACTACTACACCAACGCCCTGCTCTTCGAGGACACCCTTGTtggggccgacgacgggAAGCCGAAAGACGGGGACGTCAaaggcgacgacgcggacgaTGGCGCTGCCTCGTTCCCTATCCTCAACGAGCCCACCGACGTCATACTGGCCAAGCTGCGCGAGGTCGACCCCGTCATGGCCGACCGATGGCACCCCAACGACAGGCGCAAGATCTCGCGATCGCTGCACATCTACCTGCAGCACGGTCGTCCGGCCTCGGAGATCTACGCTGAGCAGCGCGAGCGCAAGACGACAGATACCAGCCCAGACGGCGGAAGCCCCGTCAGTCCCTGGCAGACGCTGCTCTTCTGGGTCTACTCGGACCCGGATGTCCTGAAGAAGCGTCTCGACCGGCGCGTTGACAAAATGCTCACCGCCGGCCTCAATGACGAGACACAGTCCATGTACGACTACGTACGCGCCAAGGAGGCTGCTGGCCAGCAGGTGGACTACACCCGCGGCATATGGCAGTCGATAGGCTTCAAGGAGTTCTCGCCCTacctcgaggccctcaaCACCAGCGGCCCATCCTCCACGGACCCTAGTGCCCTCGATGCCCTTAAGGCCGCtggcctcgaggagatgaagacggcgacgcggcAGTACGCGAAATACCAAACTCGCTGGATCCGCACAAAGACCTTGCCCCTCCTGCAGGAGCGGCCCGGCGCGCTGGACCATCTCTTCGTCATGGACAGCACTGATGTCGCGCGGTGGTCAGTCAACGTCGCTgacccggccgtcgacgtcgcgggGCGGTTCCTCCGGGGCGAGGCGCTGCCGGCGCCCGCGGAcctgtcggcgacggcgcgggagGTGCTGAGGGAGGCGACGGTGCAGACGGAGCGCACGCTGTGCCGCCGCACATGCGACATTTGTAAGACGACGTGCGTCACGGAGCAGGACTGGGCAAAGCACGTCAAGAGCAGGCGGCACAACGTGATACTGaaaaagacgaagaggagagcGCTgagcgccgccgagaggccGCTGGCCGTCGTGCCGGTCGACGCCCcaggagaaaaagaaagcgGGGCCGCGGACAGAGGTTCAAGTCCCGAGGTCGACGGGCTGGGCATGTTCGATGTACCCTCGTAG